One window of the Nothobranchius furzeri strain GRZ-AD chromosome 3, NfurGRZ-RIMD1, whole genome shotgun sequence genome contains the following:
- the opn1lw1 gene encoding red-sensitive opsin-1: MAEEWGKPVFAARRYHEDTTRDSAFAYTNSNNTRDPFEGPNYHIAPRWVYNISTLWMCFVVVASVFTNGLVLVATAKFKKLRHPLNWILVNLAIADLGETVFASTISVCNQFFGYFILGHPMCVFEGYTVSVCGIAALWSLTIISWERWIVVCKPFGNVKFDAKWATGGIVFSWVWSAAWCAPPIFGWSRYWPHGLKTSCGPDVFSGSEDPGVQSYMIVLMLTCCIFPLAIIIICYFFVWLAIHSVAMQQKESESTQKAEKEVSRMVVVMIIAYIVCWGPYTFFACFAAANPGYAFHPLAAAMPAYFAKSATIYNPIIYVFMNRQFRTCIMQLFGKQVDDGSEVSTSKTEVSSVAPA, encoded by the exons ATGGCAGAGGAATGGGGAAAACCAGTGTTTGCAGCCAGGAGGTATCATGAAGATACAACAAGAGACTCTGCCTTTGCATACACTAACAGCAATAACACCCGAG atcCATTTGAAGGACCCAACTACCACATCGCTCCTCGATGGGTTTACAACATTTCAACCCTCTGGATGTGTTTTGTGGTGGTTGCATCAGTCTTCACCAATGGTCTTGTCTTGGTGGCCACAGCAAAGTTCAAGAAGCTCCGCCATCCTCTAAACTGGATCTTGGTCAATCTTGCAATTGCTGATCTTGGAGAAACAGTCTTTGCCAGCACCATCAGTGTGTGCAACCAGTTCTTTGGGTATTTCATTCTAGGACACCCTATGTGCGTCTTTGAGGGCTACACCGTGTCCGTTTGTG GTATTGCTGCTCTTTGGTCCCTTACCATAATCTCCTGGGAGAGATGGATAGTCGTGTGCAAACCATTTGGAAATGTCAAGTTTGATGCCAAATGGGCCACAGGTGGAATTGTGTTCTCCTGGGTTTGGTCTGCTGCATGGTGTGCTCCTCcaatctttggatggagcag GTATTGGCCCCATGGACTGAAAACCTCTTGTGGACCTGATGTGTTCAGTGGAAGTGAAGACCCAGGTGTCCAGTCCTACATGATTGTTCTGATGCTCACATGTTGTATCTTTCCTCTGGCTATCATCATCATCTGCTACTTCTTTGTGTGGCTGGCCATCCATTCT GTTGCCATGCAGCAGAAGGAATCCGAGTCCACCCAGAAAGCTGAGAAGGAAGTCTCCAGGATGGTTGTCGTCATGATCATAGCTTATATTGTGTGCTGGGGTCCTTACACCTTTTTTGCCTGCTTTGCTGCGGCCAACCCTGGATATGCCTTCCATCCCCTGGCCGCTGCCATGCCTGCGTACTTTGCCAAGAGCGCCACCATCTATAACCCAATCATTTATGTCTTCATGAATCGGCAG TTTCGAACATGCATCATGCAACTCTTTGGCAAACAGGTGGACGATGGTTCTGAAGTATCCACATCAAAGACAGAGGTCTCCTCTGTGGCTCCTgcataa